The Diabrotica undecimpunctata isolate CICGRU chromosome 3, icDiaUnde3, whole genome shotgun sequence genome includes the window CGGAGACAGAATCCAAAAACGTTGAAGCAATAAATAATGCATAGCCTTTAAACCAGGGTGCAGATGCGTTTGATGAGTCCATTCGATGATTAAATCGGTGAGACGATGAGTTTTGGGTAATAGCAATGGATGTTTTACATCAAAAGACAACCGAGACTTTTGTAATCGACCTCCTACTCTCAAAAGACCATATTCATCAATAAAGGGTGCGAGTTTACGAAAAGGTTTGGGTAACAGcgaattttgttgaattttgaggAAAATATCCGAAAAAACGTCAGCTTGTACGTGCTTAACAATGTATCGTAACGCAGATTCCATCTCTAAATGACTGTTCAGGGAATCGAAAGATGCagcattgttttttctttgaagttTAGCCACGAATTTTAAGACGTAAACCATgactttctgaatttttatcagggatgaaaattttgaaagtaaAGTAGAGATGATATTATCCGAAATGACCGGTATCAATGATAATACAGTGGGCAATTTTTCTTCTAACATTTCCGTGGAAGTGGGAGGAGTGAAAATTAAGTTGAGAGGGCCAACACTCCCTTGACTTCGAAAGAAAATCAGGACCACGCCACCAGAGTGAAAATTGTAGTAGTTGTGCCGGTGTCAAACCACGACTAGCACAATCAGCAGGGTTTTGGTTAGATGGCACATAATGCCAAGAAGAACATGGTATAAGTTCTTGTATGTGTCTTACTCGATTGGCAATAAAGGTTTTCCATTTATGCGGAGAAGAATTAACCCAAGTAAGAGCAATCGTGGAATCCGACCAAACATGAATATCGGAAAAAGAAAAGATATGCTTAAACGACTCTTTAATGAAGGCGACTAGATCCGCCAGCAATACAGCTGCCAACAGTTCCAATCTTGCAATGGATTGTGTCTTCAGAGGAGAAACTCGACATTTAGCACACACAAGTACAGTTTCAAATTTATCAGAAGTACTAAATCGGAAATATACAACGCTGGCGTATCCTAACTCTGAAGCATCGCAGAATCCATGAATCTCAACTTTAGAAGATTTATTAAAGCCGAAGTGTCTAGGGATTTGAATGTTTGCAAGGTCAGGTAACTCGGTTTTAAACTGATGCCATACCTGTTGTATTTGTTCAGGTGGTTCATCATCCCAAGATACATTGGATTGCCACAACTGTTGTAGCAGACGTTTGGCCCTTAAAAGACACGGGGAGATGAAACCAAGAGGATCAAAAATACGACTAATTTCCGAAAGAATAGCCCGCTTTGTACAAGTTTTGTCAAGGGGACAGTAAGAATAAGAAAAGACGTCAGTCGACGGGTCCCATTTCAGGCCTAGCACCTTAATAACGGAAGGTTCCTCTTTATCAAACGAACAAGATGTCAGAATATCGGAGCCAAAATCTTGGAGTAGACTGGGATGGTTGCTGGCCCATTTGCCTAGCTCAAAACCCCCGAGCTTTAAAAGTTGAATGAGCTCTAACTGTAGAGAGCGGGTAGATGACAGAGAATCACTTCCTAATAGACCGTCGTCAATATAAAAATGTCGCGTTAAAGCTTGTGAAGCATTAGGGAAACGAGACTCTGCCGACTCAGCTAACTCTTGTAAGGTTTTTAATGCGAGATAAGGTGAAGAAGAAACACCGTAcgtaacagtacataaaaagtaTTCTTGGAGAGGTTTAGAAGAATCCGACCTCCAGAGAATTCTTTGATAATTCCAAAATTCTCTGTTTACGTTAATTTGTCGATACATTTGCTTTATATCGCACGTGAAGCAGTAacgaaaatatcgaaaattaagtaaaagcGAAGAGATGTCCTTTTGAAGCTTAGGACCTGTATATAAAGTATCATTGAGAGACACACCTCGAACGTCACGTAGACTGGCGTCGAAGACAACACGAATTTTGGAAACAAGAGACGAATTAACAAGTTGTTTTTTGAAAACTGCGTGATGAGCAAAATAATACTAACAGAAGGAAAGAATGGAAAGCTCAGATGAGGAAATCCAGAAGAGGTTAAAACCGATGTAAGAAAACAAAGAGTAGGAATAGGAAAAAGACAATAAACAGAGATGAGTCGAAAAAGTACTGAAAAAAGTTATAGTGGGTATTACAAAACTAGCGAGATATCTAACAAAGATGACCCACGTTATGTTTTCACTTAATAG containing:
- the LOC140436077 gene encoding uncharacterized protein; this translates as MYRQINVNREFWNYQRILWRSDSSKPLQEYFLCTVTYGVSSSPYLALKTLQELAESAESRFPNASQALTRHFYIDDGLLGSDSLSSTRSLQLELIQLLKLGGFELGKWASNHPSLLQDFGSDILTSCSFDKEEPSVIKVLGLKWDPSTDVFSYSYCPLDKTCTKRAILSEISRIFDPLGFISPCLLRAKRLLQQLWQSNVSWDDEPPEQIQQVWHQFKTELPDLANIQIPRHFGFNKSSKVEIHGFCDASELGYASVVYFRFSTSDKFETVLVCAKCRVSPLKTQSIARLELLAAVLLADLVAFIKESFKHIFSFSDIHVWSDSTIALTWVNSSPHKWKTFIANRVRHIQELIPCSSWHYVPSNQNPADCASRGLTPAQLLQFSLWWRGPDFLSKSRECWPSQLNFHSSHFHGNVRRKIAHCIIIDTGHFG